A single genomic interval of Dyella sp. GSA-30 harbors:
- a CDS encoding PilW family protein has translation MSPLRTSLTDATRMMRVKANAPSWRRQRGFSLIELMVGLTVSLICTIAMMSAFALFEQQKRTTTSGDDAQQNGSYSLYELERQIRTAGSGLTQGFNYGLWGCAMTAYTGSTQRIPKAATAPTPFSTWPGLSPATPVPMRAIPVLITDGGVDGSGNALPDTIAVVGGNPAGTVFKSKVTSTPASTTVVLDNSLGIYAGDYMLATTTVGNCVLGQVSTNTAATNTLGLSAASVPSTGFNGAGYLFDLGAQPNFSLYGVNTTTAQLTTFDMLQLTTGPTAGTVLPVADGIVQIKALYGVDDGASNAAIPGSGTLGDDIIDEWVKAVGGTWSSASILASQTTAAQAVQQIKAIRLVVVARSQLPEKSTDYTGPTQMTLFSDLPAALQSKINLNPQYRYKVYDTTIPIRNAVITRRY, from the coding sequence ATGTCACCTCTACGCACATCGCTCACTGATGCCACGCGCATGATGCGTGTCAAGGCAAACGCCCCCTCATGGCGGCGGCAGCGAGGTTTCTCGTTGATCGAACTGATGGTCGGTCTGACCGTGAGCCTGATATGCACCATCGCCATGATGTCGGCCTTTGCATTGTTTGAACAGCAGAAGCGCACGACCACCAGCGGCGACGATGCCCAGCAAAATGGCAGCTATTCGCTGTACGAGCTCGAGCGACAGATACGTACGGCAGGCTCGGGACTTACCCAGGGCTTTAACTACGGTCTGTGGGGCTGCGCGATGACCGCGTATACCGGTAGCACGCAGCGCATCCCCAAGGCGGCGACAGCTCCGACGCCGTTCTCCACTTGGCCCGGCTTGTCGCCGGCCACGCCCGTGCCGATGCGCGCCATACCGGTACTCATTACCGATGGCGGCGTCGATGGCTCAGGCAATGCCCTCCCCGACACCATCGCAGTTGTGGGTGGCAACCCCGCAGGCACGGTGTTCAAAAGCAAGGTCACCAGCACACCCGCTTCTACCACGGTCGTGCTCGACAACTCGCTGGGTATCTACGCGGGGGACTACATGCTGGCCACGACCACCGTGGGCAACTGCGTGCTTGGCCAGGTCAGCACCAATACAGCCGCCACCAACACGCTTGGTTTGTCTGCGGCCTCCGTGCCTTCCACCGGCTTCAACGGTGCCGGCTACCTCTTCGATCTGGGCGCCCAGCCCAACTTCAGCCTGTACGGCGTCAATACCACCACCGCTCAGTTGACGACATTCGACATGCTGCAGCTCACCACGGGCCCGACAGCCGGCACAGTGCTGCCGGTCGCCGATGGCATCGTGCAGATCAAGGCACTCTACGGTGTGGACGACGGCGCCAGCAACGCCGCTATTCCAGGTAGCGGCACGCTCGGCGATGACATCATCGACGAATGGGTCAAGGCCGTCGGTGGCACCTGGTCCAGCGCATCGATTCTCGCCAGCCAGACAACCGCAGCCCAGGCCGTGCAGCAGATCAAGGCGATTCGCCTTGTCGTGGTGGCGCGCAGCCAGCTGCCAGAGAAATCGACCGATTACACCGGCCCAACGCAGATGACGCTTTTCTCCGATCTTCCAGCAGCGCTGCAATCGAAGATCAACCTGAATCCGCAATACCGCTACAAGGTCTACGACACCACGATTCCGATCCGCAATGCCGTTATCACCCGCCGGTACTGA